One window of the Alphaproteobacteria bacterium genome contains the following:
- a CDS encoding N-acetylneuraminate synthase family protein codes for MTKHSKDIEIGRHRIGVDQPVYFIADIAANHDGDLGRAIDLIHLCADAGAQAAKFQNFRASTIVSDFGFRSLGTQQGHQSKWKKSVIDVYEEASLPLGWTPQLREACDKSGIDYFTTPYDLDLLAQLSEFVCAWKLGSGDITWHENILALASEGKPLLIATGASDMNEVRAAVEVAKTQTDDIVLMQCNTNYTGSLENFRHIALNVLKTYATEFPDVVLGLSDHTPGHATVLGSVALGARAIEKHFTDSTGRDGPDHAFAMDPKAWREMVDRTRELELALGPSEKRVMENERETVVVQRRSLRVKKDIAEGSVLTGDDLAPLRPCPPDAISPYKMNEVVGRRLRRSIPAGDYVRWNDLA; via the coding sequence ATGACGAAGCACTCGAAAGATATCGAGATCGGCCGTCACCGAATTGGCGTAGATCAGCCCGTTTACTTTATCGCCGATATCGCGGCTAATCATGACGGAGATCTCGGTCGAGCGATCGATCTCATCCATCTCTGCGCCGACGCGGGAGCGCAGGCGGCGAAGTTTCAGAATTTCCGAGCTTCGACCATCGTGTCCGATTTCGGCTTCCGGTCGCTGGGAACGCAGCAGGGCCATCAGTCGAAGTGGAAGAAAAGCGTGATCGACGTCTACGAAGAGGCTTCCCTACCGCTGGGATGGACGCCGCAGCTTCGCGAGGCCTGCGACAAATCCGGCATCGACTATTTCACGACTCCCTATGACCTCGATCTGCTCGCGCAGTTATCGGAGTTCGTTTGTGCCTGGAAACTCGGATCAGGGGATATTACTTGGCACGAGAACATATTAGCCCTCGCTTCGGAAGGGAAGCCGCTCCTCATTGCAACCGGAGCGTCCGACATGAACGAGGTCCGAGCGGCTGTTGAAGTCGCCAAGACGCAAACCGACGACATTGTCCTTATGCAGTGCAATACTAACTATACCGGCTCGTTGGAGAACTTTCGTCACATAGCTCTCAATGTTCTCAAGACTTACGCGACCGAGTTCCCGGATGTCGTCCTTGGGTTGTCGGACCATACTCCGGGACACGCAACCGTGCTCGGTTCGGTGGCGCTCGGTGCGCGGGCCATCGAGAAGCATTTCACTGACAGCACGGGTCGCGACGGACCAGATCACGCCTTTGCTATGGATCCGAAGGCTTGGCGCGAAATGGTTGACCGGACCCGAGAGCTGGAACTCGCGCTTGGACCGTCGGAGAAACGAGTAATGGAGAACGAGCGTGAAACGGTAGTAGTACAGCGGCGTTCACTTCGTGTGAAGAAAGACATCGCTGAGGGAAGTGTACTAACCGGCGATGATCTCGCTCCGCTTCGTCCATGCCCGCCAGACGCCATTTCGCCTTACAAAATGAACGAAGTGGTGGGGCGCAGGCTCCGCCGTAGCATTCCGGCCGGTGACTACGTGCGCTGGAACGACCTCGCTTGA
- a CDS encoding glycosyltransferase family 2 protein, with translation MTVAIVIPAFNEAGSIGQVVVGVKSLGHVIVVDDASSDATADVAESVGAHVVRHETNKGYSGALNSGFRTARDLSADVCVTFDADGQHRAEDLRSILDLMGRDDVALVIGARPSQARISERVFSAYARQRYGIPDILCGLKAYRMDLFDARGYFDMIDSIGTELALSSIAHGARWTSFPIAVEIRADQPRMGNALRANWLIFRALFRVIRADLGGWRQ, from the coding sequence TTGACGGTTGCAATCGTTATTCCTGCGTTTAATGAAGCCGGCTCGATTGGTCAGGTAGTTGTAGGAGTGAAGTCTTTGGGGCACGTCATCGTCGTCGACGATGCCTCCAGCGACGCGACAGCGGATGTCGCTGAGAGCGTCGGTGCGCACGTCGTGCGCCATGAAACGAACAAGGGATATTCTGGCGCCTTGAACTCAGGCTTCCGGACGGCCCGGGATCTGAGTGCGGACGTTTGTGTCACTTTTGACGCAGATGGACAGCATCGTGCCGAGGACTTGCGTTCCATTCTTGACTTGATGGGGCGCGATGATGTTGCGCTCGTGATCGGCGCGCGTCCGTCGCAAGCACGCATTTCCGAGAGAGTCTTTTCGGCCTATGCGCGCCAGCGGTACGGGATTCCAGACATACTGTGCGGTCTAAAGGCATATCGGATGGACCTCTTTGACGCGCGCGGATATTTCGACATGATCGACTCGATCGGAACAGAACTTGCCCTTTCCAGCATCGCCCACGGCGCGCGGTGGACCTCTTTTCCCATCGCGGTCGAAATCCGCGCGGATCAGCCTCGAATGGGCAACGCTCTTCGCGCGAATTGGCTTATCTTCCGTGC